One region of Strigops habroptila isolate Jane chromosome 11, bStrHab1.2.pri, whole genome shotgun sequence genomic DNA includes:
- the ARIH2 gene encoding E3 ubiquitin-protein ligase ARIH2 isoform X2: protein MVHSSHHCAVCMQFVRKENLLSLACQHQFCRSCWEQHCTVLVKDGVGVGVSCMAQDCLLRTPEDFVFPLLPSEELKDKYRRYLFRDYVESHYQLQLCPGADCPMVIQVQEPKARRVQCNRCNEVFCFKCRQMYHAPTDCATIRKWLTKCADDSETANYISAHTKDCPKCNICIEKNGGCNHMQCSKCKHDFCWMCLGDWKTHGSEYYECSRYKENPDIVNQSQQAQAREALKKYLFYFERWENHNKSLQLEAQTYQRIQEKIQERVMNNLGTWIDWQYLQNAAKLLAKCRYTLQYTYPYAYYMESGPRKKLFEYQQAQLEAEIENLSWKVERADSYDRGDLENQMHIAEQRRRTLLKDFHDT from the exons ATGGTACATTCCTCCCATCACTGCGCCGTGTGCATGCAGTTTGTCCGGAAGGAGAACTTGCTCTCTCTGGCTTGTCAGCACCAGTTCTGTCGCAGCTGTTGGGAGCAGCATTGTACAGTGCTCGTCAAGGATGGTGTTGGAGTTG GGGTCTCCTGCATGGCTCAGGACTGCCTACTTCGGACACCAGAAGACTTTGTGTTTCCATTGCTGCCTAGTGAAGAACTGAAAGACAAATACAGGCGCTACCTCTTCAGGGATTATGTGGAG AGCCATTATCAACTGCAGCTGTGTCCTGGTGCAGATTGCCCTATGGTTATACAGGTACAAGAGCCAAAAGCCCGGCGAGTGCAGTGCAATCGTTGCAATGAGGTCTTCTG CTTTAAGTGTCGGCAGATGTACCACGCACCTACAGACTGTGCTACCATTCGGAAATGGCTCACCAAGTGTGCAGATGACTCCGAAACAGCCAACTACATCAGTGCTCACACTAAAGAT TGTCCCAAGTGCAATATCTGTATTGAAAAGAATGGAGGCTGCAATCACATG cAATGCTCCAAGTGCAAGCATG aCTTCTGCTGGATGTGTCTGGGAGACTGGAAGACTCACGGCAGCGAGTACTACGAATGCAGTCGGTACAAAGAGAATCCTGATATTGTAAACCAGAGTCAGCAAGCACAGGCCAGGGAGGCCCTTAAGAAGTACTTGTTCTATTTTGAGAGG TGGGAGAATCACAACAAAAGCCTACAGCTGGAGGCACAGACGTACCAACGAATCcaggagaaaatacaagaaagagTTATGAACAACTTGGGAACATGGATAGACTGGCAATACCTACAAAATGCTGCAAAACTACTTGCAAAG TGTCGTTACACCCTGCAGTACACATACCCGTATGCCTACTACATGGAGTCTGGTCCCAGAAAGAAACTG TTTGAATACCAGCAGGCccagctggaagctgaaattgAAAATCTCTCATGGAAGGTGGAGCGAGCAGACAGCTATGACAGAGGG GACTTAGAGAATCAGATGCACATAGCAGAGCAGAGACGGAGGACCCTGCTGAAAGACTTCCATGACACATAA